The following DNA comes from Peribacillus sp. FSL E2-0218.
TTTCTGCCTCTTCTATTTTGACCACATTTTCCTCTTTAACGGGTTTTCCTTCTTTTTCTTCACCGTTTTCTTTGACCACATCTTTGTTACAAGCAACTACACCAATAAACAATACAGACAAAAACAATAAACTAAGAATTTTCTTTATGATAGCCACCTCATTCCCTTCAAATGAACCTACACTCTACATATTCTATACAAATTATGAATTACCCTTGTTGAACTAATCTGCCCCGTTAGTTCCATAAGACTTATTGTAGAGTTGATACAAACTGTGCAGTAAACAACGGGCACAAGTGTCCAGCCATTCATTTTCTCTTCTTGATTATTTTGTAGACGTAAAAGTTAAATTTAATTGCAGACTGTTTAGACGCACTTTTTTATGTATCACTTTGCAAAAGGAATTTTTGTTAAAAAATTCTAAAAAAGGGGTAAACATAACTCTATACATTAGAGGAGGTTATGCTGCTGTGAAATTTTATAAACATATACTTGTACCCTTTTTAAGTGTACTTCTTTGCTTCATAGGTTTTTGTATTTACAGCTATACCATAAAAAATACCAGTTTTTTTACACAAGAAGCTATATTTGTTGCAATTGGTGCATTTATTTTCTCAATACCACTTTCATATTTAACGGAATATCAAAATAAGAAAAATAAAAATAAGTTTAATAGTTAAGTGTTTGACTTTACTGCGCTTTTTGAACTAAACTGCCCCTTTAGCTCCATAAGAAAAAGAGCTGCCTTAAAGACATCTCCGCTCTTCAGCTAACGCACCCGTTAGTTCACTAAGACTTATCGCATCGCAGAGTTGACACAAACTACGCAGTGATTAAATGGTTTAAATTGAATAAAATTTATAAGGAGCATGATTAAGAAAAAGCTCTGAAGGAGGAATAATGGAGTGAAAACTTGGCAAATGCTTAAACAAACTTTACAAGGAGATGTATGGTATTCAGAAACTATGGGTTACTCGATTTTGCACACATCTAATGGATTCGTTTCGTTAAAAGCAAAATCTAAATCCCATAGCATAAAAGTATCAAATAACTTTTTAAGAGCTACTGATTGGAGAAAAGTCAATAATGATATAAAAAAAGGGAACACCGACAACTAATGCACAGTTCGAATACACTGTGCTTGTAGAACTAACCTGCCCCGTTAGTTCAACAAGGATCACTCCTTTTTAGACTATAAATCTTGAGATAAACGAAGCATATCCCTGCACTGTATCCCGTTCTCAAAAATTTCTTCTTGATAATGCTTAATAAAAAAGTCCATATCTACACCAATAATTCTGAAGCCACATTTTTGGTAAAGAGCCAATTGTCCTATACCTGAATTCCCAGTACCAATTTCAATGGTTTTATAACCTTTTGCCTTGGCTACTTGTATTGCATCCAGTACTAACCGTTTCCCTAATCCTATACCTTGTTGCTCTTCTATAACTGCAACATTCACCAACTCCACTGTCTCAGGTCTTGTTGGAAGTAGTACATAAACTCCAACAATTTGGTGTTCACTTTCAGCTACAAAACATTCTCCCCTATTGACATATTCCTCAACTATATCTTTCGAAGGGTCAGCCAATAACAACATTTCCATTGGAGGTTTTTCTTCTTTATTGAGTTTCCTAATATCCATTATTTAATCTCCTTTTATAACCTTGTAATTGCGTTCATTTTATCATTTCTTCTTCAACTAACCTGCCCCGTTAGTTGCATAAAAGAAAAAACTACCTTAAGGACGCTATGATCTTTAGCTATCGCCACCAGTTATTTAATTGTTCAGTAGTTGCTGAATGGTTCTGGTTGGTTAAAAATTGAATGGACTTATAGGAAGTAAAAAACCCGAAAATTTTGGTTTTAGGGTTTTCTTCCTTTTTTCTATTTTTGATTATGTAAAAGCTTATTTTTCATAAATAATAGGGACAAGCTCCATCCCCACCTTTTTGGCTGCAATATAGCGTCTGTACCCGTCCCTAAGGATCTTTGTATCCCTATTTATCGTAATAGGTTCATCTAAGCAGCCTGTCCGTTTAACATGATTTAAGACTTGTTGTGTTTTTTCAACACTCGGATTAGAATTTAAAAACTCTTCCGTTACAACAATTTGATTTAGTAAAATAACCTCTTCTGTTTCACCTGGTTTCATTTTTATTTTCACCCCTATCTGAAGTCTAATTATATTCTTTATTCACCTTTTATAAGACCCATTTAATTAACTATTCTCACTTTCTCGTTCTAAGGGTTGACATTTGTCACCTTTCTTATAACGCTAACGCACCCGTTAGTTGATATTGAAGTAAAGCACCCGTTAGTTTAACAAGAGATATTAGATGAAAATTTGGTCATTTTAATTTTTTGTTATCTTTCTCCCAACCCTTTTTCAATCCTTTTTCTATCAATTTCTTCTACCCAATCATAGCATTTCTCATAAAGAGGACGTATCTGGTCTGCTTCACGGGCTATGACTTCGCACCCTCGATCGTCGTAGACAAAGAAAATAATGTCTTTTGTAATGTTCACTAAGAAAACATCAGGATAAGCAATGGAGTATCTCCCAAACTTTGGTTTCAATGGAAAATCCTCATTACTCGCTGCCTTAAGTAAATCATTTACACGTATGTCTTCTGGTTTACACAACAAGGAAAATTGTTGCATCTCAAATTCTTCTGCTCCGTCCAATTTGAAGGGATAAGGGTATGTTTTCACCTGAATTCGATTCAAATTATTTTTACACTTCAGAAAAGGTTGGTATACCTTCAGTTTTCTTGTACGTTTCTCTTTTGTTCTGTGCTTATATACATTCGTTACAAAGAACAAGTCGTCATTTTGCTCAAACAATTCATTAAATATTGTGGAGGTTTGCTTATATACTAGACGAAATCTTTCAAGATTGAGTTCATCATTTTCTTTGAATTGATAGATTTCCTCACCAAGTGAAAAGTGGATGCCAATGTCCCATTGATAATAAATGCTTGGGACTAATTCGACTGTTGGAAACCTTCCATTGAGATAGTCCGTTATATTCATATTCTCATTCTCGCTTTCGTTTACATCGAGTCAAGATATCCAAAAAAGATTTGGATTTATATACATAAATAGTTGACGTGATAATCATTATAGCATTTTTTCTTAAACTAACCTGCCCCTTTAGTTCCATAGGAAAGAGCTGCCTTAAAGACAGCTCCGATCTAAAGCTAACGCACCCGTTAGTTTAAGTACAATCTTTCACAATCTTAACAATAAATAAAAAAAGCCGCCCTAAAAGACAGCTACTCATATATATTAGTTTGAAATAGTTGGTACAAGTTTTAAAAATTTACGATAACAGAAAATAGTTAAAGTTAATGGTACTAAACTCCATAGATAAAAATATGTTCCATACTGGTTCCATCTTGCGGTTGTTGTAATACCGTCAGCGATTTTTATCCCTAAAAAATTCAACTGCATATTCCCGTCTATACTACTAGTAGATAAACCGTAACCTTCCCCTGCCATCATAATAAATAATAAGCCTAAACACCCTGCAAGCCCTAAAAACAACCATCCTACTTTGTTTTTGTTCAAGTTACCCCCTCCTAAAATTGTTGGTAACAAATAACATTCCACAAATATTGGTAAAACCCTTGTTGAACTAGCCTGCCCCTTTAGTTCCATAAGAAAAGAGCTGCCTTAAAGACAGCTCGATCTTCAGCTAACGCACCGGTTAGCTTAAGTAAATTTATTCACAAAATTCTTTCATTTTGATATTTAAATCATCATAATCTTCTTTTTTAAAAGATACAGTTACTCTAGCCAGTCTTTCCGAATTTGGATAGAGGTACATTTGTTGATTGAATCTTATCCCTAAAGGTCCAATTATTCGGTAAATCAGATTTAGAATATTAAAACAATCTAAGTCTACTCCATCTTTTAAATGGTTCTTTATACTAATAACCATTAAGTTATCGATAACTTCAAATTTAGGTTTCTGGGGGGGAATATTGTTAATTTTACAAATTCTCTTTACTACTTGTTTAAAATTATCTGAATTCCCAATATTTTTCGCCAAAAAAACACCCCTTATTTTTTAACTTTTTCACTTATATTCTATCTTAATGCAAATATAACCTTATGCAATTAACCTGCCCCGATAGTGCCATAAGAAAAAGGCTGCCGCAGCAACCCCTGTTATTGAAGTAAAGCACCCGTTACTTGAAGAAGATTGATACAAAAATAAAGCCAATTATGATTATAAGAATAAGAATTCCTGTACTTTTCCATCCCATACTGCCTACAAAATCTGGAAGGCCTCCACCGTGAAGACTCCCACCAGGATTCCTTTTTAGTTCTTCTTGTCTTAGTCTTTCTCTTCTTCTTTCAGGTGTTTCTTTATCTTCACTCATTTGAACCCCCCCTGTAAATTAAACAATCATCTCCTCTGAATTTTACCACAAATAACCATTATCCTTATTGAACTATCCTGCCCCTTTAGTTCCATAAAAAAAGGCTGCCTTAAAGGCAGCTCTGATCCTAAGCTAAAGCACCCGTTAGTTCTTTAACGGGAACTTCTTTTTGAAGTTTCCAGTGAATCAGTCACTGCCTTCCATGCCGATGATGACGGATCGATAATCATAAAATGTTCCACCTCTGGAAGCACTACCAAACGAACTTTATCGCCTTGTTCAATAGCCCTACGGTGATACTCAACACTCAAATCAACTGGTACATGGCGGTCTAATTTACCATGAATTAAAATTTGCTCGACATTCAAAGGCAACAATTCTATCGGTGAAGCTAACCTATAACGATAGATACTTCATGAGGTGATCCACCAATAAAAGAAGCTACGTGACTAACCCCACCTTGTTCTTCATGGATATCCCACATCTTCCTCAGATCCGAAACCCCTGCCAAACTTATCACACTCTGTATAGGTACAAGCAGAGTACTACCGATCTCGTCCGTTTGAACATTGTTAATTCGGGATGCCAACCAGAGAGCCAAGTGTCCCCCTGCTGAATGCCCAAGGATAACCACTCGAGAGAGATCGAGTGGAAAGCGTTCCTTAAGCTGGGGCAGGTGATTTACAGCATCTATAACATCAATAAATGTTCCTGTCCAACCTCCGCCATCTTCTCCGACTCTTCGATACTCAATATTCCAAGTAGCATAACCACGACGAGTCAAATCTTCATCAAGTGGGTCATTTTCTTCAAGTCCATATTTTGATTGCCAAAAACCACCATGAATCGTAATAACTACTGGACTAAGTCCAGACACCCCTGGCATACGCAATACACCGAATTGGGATGGGTGATCCCCATATGGTATATGAAAAACTTCTGTCATGTAAAAACCCCATTCACTATTAAGTACCTTTATTTCCCTTCTAAACCATGCCACTCCTTTACTTCAATAAGAATAACCACACTTCCTTCTTGAAGTATGGTACTTGTTAGCTTTATAAGTCTTTATATTTTGTTCAACTAACCTGCCCCTTTAGTTCATTAAGAAAAGGCTGCCCTAAAAGACAGCTCAGATCTTCAGCTAAAGCACCCTTTAGTTCCATAAGAAAATAGCTGCCTTAAAGACAGCTCTGATCTTTAGCTAACGCACCCGTAGTTTATACTTATTTTAAAGGTGTTTTAAACACATAACTTACTTTGTCATAATTCATTTTATCTTCATAAAAACGGTGTGCATCTGTACGCTGTAACCCTGAAGATAGGGCAACACTTTCATACTTATTTTCTTTTGCCCATTCATGAACATATGTTAGTAGCTTTTCACCATATCCTTTTGACCGTATATTAATGTCCGTAACCAAATCACAAACCCAAACAAATCTTCCATAATACAGTGTTGTCATTGCCTTAAAACCGGTAACCGCCACAATTTTCTCATCATCAAATAAAGCCAACATTTTATATCTATCTACTTCTTGTGCTTCCATTACTAATTCAAGATAAGTACCTTCGTCAAGATGAGTTCGTAACTGCTTCATTATCGGAAATGCTTCAATTATCTCATTACGTAATTTAAGTTCTTTTATTGTTAAAGTATTCAAAGTTAAAACTCCTTTTTTGAATTTTTTTTAAATTAAGTCTATCATATTTTCTTATTCAACTAAACTGCCCCTTTAGTTCCATAAGAAAAGAGCTGCCTTAATGACAGCTCCGATCTTCAGCTAATGCACCCGTTTGTTTAAGTGTATTTAGTCACAATGAGAAAGTTGGTAAAACAAGAAACGAAGTTCTTAATATTATTAAAAACTCCGTCTACTATGTGAAAATTTATTTGATTCTTTAGTATCTATTTTAAATTTCCTATATTCCCAAAAGAACCTTATTAAATAAGCGATTATTACACCAACAGGACCTCCCCAGGATGCTGGTCCTTTAATAAGTATATAACTTGAAATCCATCCTAAAATCATAGCGAATGCAAAAATAATTAAATCTATTTTTTTCTTTTTAAAAAATGCCTTAAAATACACTGTTTTCACCTACCAATAAGTATTGATTCTATATTATTGTTTTAATATTTTTATCTTACTATCCTGCCCCCAATCGTTCCATAAGAAAGAGCTGCCTTTAAGACAGCTCTTTTCTCCAGCTATCGCACCTGTTAGTTATTTCACTTAACATTCATCGGGCTTTTCATCAAGTACCCAAGAGATATCAGCCCCAAATTCCAACTGCACGACAGGATTCGGGAAGCATTCTGGTACAAACTCTAGGTCGTAAGAAAAACCTATTGTAAAGTTCTTTATACGAACTGTATTAGTATCATTCCAAGTAGACGTTGTACACAATTCTCCTTCCAACACTCTACCAACTAAATGATAAATACCTATGTATGCACGTATTCCGCATTCATTTGTAGGATAATCAGAGAGGTGTCCTGGTTTAGTAGGATCAATGCCTAGTCTACTGAATATATTTGCTACGGAAGTATCTATATACTTACAAGCAGCCACAAAATTGTTGCAGTATAGACAACTACATACCTCTATACCTTTTTTATAAAATTCTCGGGTCTTATCAATATCAACTTCTAATAACCAATTCTGTATTTTAATCTGTTGCAGCATTTCGACACCCACTTCTTCAAAATCTCCTGATACCCCTTTATTCGGTTATCAACTTAAAATTTCTTATAGAACTAACCTGCCCCGTTAGTTGCATAACGAAAAAGCTGCCATAATGACAACTTTGATCTTCAGCAAACGCACCCGTTAGTTCATTAAGACTTATCGCAGAGTTGACACAAACTACGACATAAAAAAAGACGGATTTACCGTCTAAAATTTATGAGTATCTTTTGTCCTATAAAAAATAAATAGACTGTTTATAAGTTGTGTAATTGCTCCCAGTCCCAAATAAACAAAACCAGAAATCGAAACAGCCATTCCTTCAAAACCTCCTACAATTAAAAGGCCAGATACGAGATTAATAATACCTAAAAGTATGAAAATAAGTGGACAAGCAATGGCTAATCTTTTTTTGTTCTTTGTAAGGGCTATTACAAAAGTAACTAGAAGAATAAAGGTAATAACGTAACTTGAATAAGAAGAGAATAAAAAATCCATTAAATCACCTCTTTGGTAATTAGGTTAATAACTAATTTTACCATAAAAATACAATTGGTTATACCAATAACAATTATTCTATTCTCATTATTTTGTATTGTCACAGTACGAGTACACTATGCTTGTTGAACTATCCTGCCCCTTTAGTTCCATTAGAAAAGGTTACCGCAGCAACCGCACTCGGTAGTTCAACAAGAAAAGGATTCAAATAAATCAGTTTATCCTGATACCACGGTTATTTTTGGTTCTTCACAAGAAATGACATCAATCGTGTGATTTAAGCAGGAAAACTGATAATGAACGTATTTTCAGAAGGACATATATCTTCTCGTTCATTCGTGGCTAATTTTGTTAAATCCAAGTACCTTGACTTGGTATATATCCTAAATAGCTCTCCCTTTGATATTTCAGAATTATCTATAGAATATGAAAAACATTCATCAATAACAGAATATGAAATATAGGATTCAAATTCTAATTGCACCATAGGTAAATCGTTGTTGAGCCTGCTTCTATTAATAAGCAATCGTAATGAATTTTCTTTGGGTTCAAATATTTCTTCCAAATAAATAAATCCTTTCCCTTGCATCAATTCATTATAATCCACTTCATCATCACTCATTTCTTAATTTCACTTTTTAAATTATACTTCATTTTCCAATCGTCTTAATGAACTATCCTGCCCCGATAGTTCCATAACAAAAAGAGCTGCCTCAGCAACCTATCTATTGAAGTAAAGCACCCGTTAGCAAAAATCAGCGCTTCACCACAGAGAATGAAAATTGGTCTCTATGTCGATAATGTTTTAATGGCTGGCGAAGAAGGTCGTTGAACTATGGTGCCTTTGAGCCCATCCGTTAGTCTGACTCCGACGACCACGGTGTACCACCGACTGTCGCGCCCTTTATGGGTAGCACTCATGGGAGATTAATCCTTTTTTGGTCGTCGCGCTAGCCTCTACTTATTTTTCTATATTTGGAGGTTTTTTGTTTAACGATTTACCAAACCAATCAGATCACTCATAAGGCTCAGCCTTTTTTTTAAAAGCGTTTTTACTGGGTCTATTTTGTTGTGTTTTTTTCTAGGTTTTGAGGTTTTTTAATTTTCATGGGAGTTTAAGTGCATTTTTTCACAATCGTTGGCTTTTTTAAAACAAAAACCTAAGAGTAGCCATACACACTATGCCCACTAAAACTGTAACGGACAAACTCTTCGTCCATATGGCTACAATAAGAGTAGGTATTATACCAGCAAGAACGCTCCAATCAACCGATAGTAATGATTCATCTTCAATGATGAAGCTATCAACGATTAGTGCAGCAAAAATACAAATAGGGATAAATGAAAGCCATTTGACCACAATTTTCGGGAGCTCAATATTTCTTATAACTATAAATGGAATAATTCTCGGAATAAAGGTTACAATAGCACACCCTAAAATGACTAATAAAACGGATAAATTAATACTCATTTGTCTTTTACCACTCCAATCGTTGCAACGATTATTGTCGATAAGATAATTGCAATATAAGATGGAACAAGCATACATAGTACCAGCATCAATAAAACTACATAAACAATTAATGATAGATAAAACTTCAATCTACCTTGATCAATATTTTGTAATTGCAAAACAAGTAATGCCAAAAACATAGCTGTTAAAGAGAAATCTAATCCAAATGCTTCTGGATTTGAAATCCATTTACCAAAGATAGCGCCCAACATACAAGATAAAATCCAGAATATATAAGCCGTTACATTCAGTCCATTCATCCATTGAGCACTCATAATTTCTTTTTTAGCAATTTTATTAACGGCTACACCAAATGACTCATCTGTTACAAGAGCTCCAATACCGATATTTTTCATTAAAGAATATTTTGTAAAGTGGGGAGCCAATGTCATACTTAATAAAAAATTCCGCAAATTCACTATGAAAGTTGTAAATAAAATGACTGAAATAGGACTTCCTGATACTAACAGTGCACAAATAATAAATTGAGATGCACCAGCATAAACTAATGCCGATAAAAGAGTTACTTCGAAAAGACTTAGATTTGATGAAGCTCCAACAATCCCCGCAGCAATTCCAATGCTGATATAACCAATTAAAGTAGGAATACAATCTTTTACTCCTTGAGAAAATGTAGGGAGAGTTTCTTCGCTATTTATTTCGTTTGCTAATTCATTCATAGTTGCACCACCTTTTAGTCTGTTATGTTAAATGTATGTCTGTTATGTTATATGTTTGTATGTTATAATAAACATAAAAAAGAGTCAAGGAGATTTTTTATGGAATTCATTCAAGAGGTTATAGCTAATAACCTTGCCCAAATGAGAAAAACGCGAGGATTGAGTTTAGATAAGGTAGCAGAACTGACTGGAGTTAGTAAAGCAATGTTAGCTCAAATTGAAAATGGAAAATCAAATCCGACTGTCACCACTCTCTGGAAAATTGCAAATGGGTTACAAGTATCTTTTTCTGCTTTTTTAAAGGAAACTGATAAGCCACAAATTGAAAAAATAAACATCAATCAACTGAACCCATTGCTTGATGATGATGGAAATTATCTTGTATATTCCGTTTTCCCATTTCATCCAGAAAAAAAGTTTGAAATTTTCACTGTAGACCTAAAACCTGGTTTTAGTCATATATCCGAAAAGCATTTAGGTGAGGAATATTTACTTATACAACGCGGTACACTTACACTCGATGTTCAAGGTGAGAAGTTTGAATTAAACACTGATGAGACTATTAAATTTAACGCAAATACTGAACACATTTATATAAACTCTTCTGATGAACTGGTTAGATTCTATTT
Coding sequences within:
- a CDS encoding YesK family protein; translation: MDFLFSSYSSYVITFILLVTFVIALTKNKKRLAIACPLIFILLGIINLVSGLLIVGGFEGMAVSISGFVYLGLGAITQLINSLFIFYRTKDTHKF
- a CDS encoding helix-turn-helix domain-containing protein, which produces MEFIQEVIANNLAQMRKTRGLSLDKVAELTGVSKAMLAQIENGKSNPTVTTLWKIANGLQVSFSAFLKETDKPQIEKININQLNPLLDDDGNYLVYSVFPFHPEKKFEIFTVDLKPGFSHISEKHLGEEYLLIQRGTLTLDVQGEKFELNTDETIKFNANTEHIYINSSDELVRFYLIISYPD
- a CDS encoding alpha/beta hydrolase, coding for MTEVFHIPYGDHPSQFGVLRMPGVSGLSPVVITIHGGFWQSKYGLEENDPLDEDLTRRGYATWNIEYRRVGEDGGGWTGTFIDVIDAVNHLPQLKERFPLDLSRVVILGHSAGGHLALWLASRINNVQTDEIGSTLLVPIQSVISLAGVSDLRKMWDIHEEQGGVSHVASFIGGSPHEVSIVIG
- a CDS encoding DUF6366 family protein gives rise to the protein MSEDKETPERRRERLRQEELKRNPGGSLHGGGLPDFVGSMGWKSTGILILIIIIGFIFVSIFFK
- a CDS encoding GNAT family N-acetyltransferase; translation: MNTLTIKELKLRNEIIEAFPIMKQLRTHLDEGTYLELVMEAQEVDRYKMLALFDDEKIVAVTGFKAMTTLYYGRFVWVCDLVTDINIRSKGYGEKLLTYVHEWAKENKYESVALSSGLQRTDAHRFYEDKMNYDKVSYVFKTPLK
- a CDS encoding AzlD domain-containing protein, translated to MSINLSVLLVILGCAIVTFIPRIIPFIVIRNIELPKIVVKWLSFIPICIFAALIVDSFIIEDESLLSVDWSVLAGIIPTLIVAIWTKSLSVTVLVGIVCMATLRFLF
- a CDS encoding DUF3885 domain-containing protein, which produces MNITDYLNGRFPTVELVPSIYYQWDIGIHFSLGEEIYQFKENDELNLERFRLVYKQTSTIFNELFEQNDDLFFVTNVYKHRTKEKRTRKLKVYQPFLKCKNNLNRIQVKTYPYPFKLDGAEEFEMQQFSLLCKPEDIRVNDLLKAASNEDFPLKPKFGRYSIAYPDVFLVNITKDIIFFVYDDRGCEVIAREADQIRPLYEKCYDWVEEIDRKRIEKGLGER
- a CDS encoding AzlC family ABC transporter permease — translated: MNELANEINSEETLPTFSQGVKDCIPTLIGYISIGIAAGIVGASSNLSLFEVTLLSALVYAGASQFIICALLVSGSPISVILFTTFIVNLRNFLLSMTLAPHFTKYSLMKNIGIGALVTDESFGVAVNKIAKKEIMSAQWMNGLNVTAYIFWILSCMLGAIFGKWISNPEAFGLDFSLTAMFLALLVLQLQNIDQGRLKFYLSLIVYVVLLMLVLCMLVPSYIAIILSTIIVATIGVVKDK
- a CDS encoding GNAT family N-acetyltransferase, which gives rise to MDIRKLNKEEKPPMEMLLLADPSKDIVEEYVNRGECFVAESEHQIVGVYVLLPTRPETVELVNVAVIEEQQGIGLGKRLVLDAIQVAKAKGYKTIEIGTGNSGIGQLALYQKCGFRIIGVDMDFFIKHYQEEIFENGIQCRDMLRLSQDL